One segment of Neoarius graeffei isolate fNeoGra1 chromosome 20, fNeoGra1.pri, whole genome shotgun sequence DNA contains the following:
- the hs3st1 gene encoding heparan sulfate glucosamine 3-O-sulfotransferase 1 encodes MAAIFFTLLLFFPLPPSISSRPFAETSVTIGVDKDVVHQKGSNQFSYNDIPSSNTVGQKERELHWSTSSVSQNNPNEHEVSTFPNKTGQNSQNSTESSQNNGNLTRHLPDIIIIGVRKGGTRALLEMLNLHDTIATAQSEVHFFNVDAHYQQGLEWYTSQMPLARPDQLTVEKTPAYFTSIDTPERILHMNPSIRLLLIVRDPVDRVLSDYTQVFHNQLQKHKIPQTIEDLLLQDGELNLSYKAVNRSVYHPHMQRWLQVFPRDSFHLVDGDTLIRDPLSEMKKVEHFLHLKPQITEENFYFNQTKGFYCLKGKGREHCLHESKGRTHPNVAPEILQKLCKYFQEPNRKFFELVGRTFDWK; translated from the coding sequence ATGGCAGCTATATTCTTCACCTTGCTCCTCTTCTTTCCCCTTCCTCCATCTATTTCTTCTCGTCCATTTGCagagacatcagtgaccattggAGTGGACAAGGACGTTGTCCACCAAAAAGGGAGCAACCAGTTCAGTTACAATGACATTCCAAGTTCAAACACAGTCGGACAAAAAGAAAGAGAACTGCATTGGAGCACAAGTAGTGTCAGCCAAAACAACCCAAATGAACATGAGGTCAGTACATTTCCAAACAAAACTGGTCAGAATAGCCAAAACAGTACTGAAAGCAGCCAAAACAATGGAAACCTTACACGTCATCTGCCGGACATAATTATCATTGGCGTAAGGAAAGGTGGAACGAGAGCATtgctcgagatgctgaaccttcaTGATACAATCGCTACCGCACAAAGTGAGGTTCACTTCTTCAATGTGGATGCTCATTACCAGCAGGGACTCGAGTGGTACACATCGCAGATGCCATTGGCTCGGCCTGATCAGTTGACAGTAGAAAAGACTCCGGCGTACTTCACTTCTATTGATACTCCAGAGCGAATCCTTCACATGAACCCTTCCATCCGGCTCTTGCTAATTGTCCGAGATCCTGTGGATCGTGTTTTATCAGACTATACGCAAGTTTTTCACAATCAGCTTCAAAAACACAAAATTCCTCAGACCATCGAGGATCTGCTGCTCCAAGACGGCGAACTCAACCTCAGCTATAAAGCCGTGAACCGAAGTGTGTATCACCCGCATATGCAGCGATGGCTCCAGGTTTTCCCACGTGACAGCTTTCATCTAGTGGATGGCGACACGCTCATCAGAGACCCGTTATCAGAAATGAAAAAAGTCGAACACTTTTTGCACCTCAAGCCACAGATAACCGAAGAAAACTTTTACTTTAATCAGACAAAAGGTTTTTACTGTTTGAAGGGAAAAGGGCGCGAACACTGCCTCCATGAATCGAAGGGACGAACGCACCCAAATGTAGCCCCAGAAATCCTGCAGAAATTATGCAAATACTTTCAGGAACCAAACAGGAAGTTCTTTGAACTAGTAGGAAGAACGTTTGATTGGAAGTGA